One window of the Brachionichthys hirsutus isolate HB-005 unplaced genomic scaffold, CSIRO-AGI_Bhir_v1 contig_718, whole genome shotgun sequence genome contains the following:
- the LOC137913575 gene encoding metal cation symporter ZIP14-like, which yields MLAWSQHGRAPMTAALLRSQLMFFLAVAGLIFPVSRVTGQEKTETQSPAQVLQKLLSRHGDNGTITVPQLRELLVLLSLGQGDGHGDSSNVAETPATTALPKSNSSTCLPADTLAIYSISEQSVLDGQGLQKVCPTMLQQLDAGTCREQNNKELTEDAAPPQRPSDTEVWGYGILCVTLISLCSLVGACVVPFMKKTFYKRLLLYFIALAIGTLYSNALFQLIPEAFGFDPMVHSYVSKSVVVFGGFYLFFFTEKVLRVLLKQKQGGHGHSHFPNADHYSPPHGEVEEGEREKLQQNGDASLALGKVDAGEGELMLSPAQTPQDSQSPESVTGSGAIGRGCSWLKGTTYSDIGTLAWMITLSDGLHNFIDGLAIGASFTVSTFQGMSTSVAILCEEFPHELGDFVILLNAGMSIQQAMFFNFLSACCCYLGMGFGILAGNNFSPTWIFALAGGMFLYISLADMFPEMNEISREEENAGGSSFLITFAIQNAGLLTGFSIMLLLTIYSGQIKIG from the exons ATGCTTGCCTGGTCCCAACATGGCCGTGCCCCGATGACAGCCGCCCTCCTCCGGTCCCAGCTAATGTTCTTTCTGGCTGTCGCTGGGCTCATCTTCCCGGTAAGCCGAGTGACTGGCCAGGAGAAGACTGAGACGCAGTCCCCGGCCCAGGTTCTTCAAAAGCTGCTGTCCCGTCATGGAGATAACGGCACCATCACGGTGCCGCAGCTTCGAGAGCTGCTGGTGCTCCTCAGCCTCGGTCAGGGCGACGGCCATGGCGACAGCAGCAATGTGGCAGAGACGCCTGCGACCACCGCACTGCCCAAGTCCAACAGCTCCACG TGCTTGCCTGCAGACACGCTGGCTATTTACAGCATCAGCGAGCAGTCTGTGCTGGATGGACAGGGCCTGCAGAAAGTTTGTCCCACCATGCTGCAGCAGTTGGATGCTGGCACCTGCAGGGAGCAAAATAACAAGGAGCTGACTGAAGATGCCGCCCCGCCCCAGAGGCCCTCAGACACTGAAG TGTGGGGTTATGGGATCCTGTGTGTGACCCTGATCTCTCTGTGTTCGCTGGTGGGGGCGTGCGTGGTGCCCTTCATGAAGAAAACCTTTTACAAGCGACTGCTGCTCTACTTCATAGCCCTGGCCATTGGCACGCTGTACTCCAATGCCCTGTTTCAGCTCATCCCAGAG GCTTTTGGTTTTGACCCCATGGTGCATTCCTACGTGTCCAAATCGGTTGTGGTGTTTGGAGGCTTttacctcttcttcttcactgagaAGGTCCTCCGAGTGCTTCTCAAACAGAAGCAAGGG GGCCACGGCCACAGTCACTTCCCCAATGCAGATCATTACTCTCCACCTCACGGGGaagtggaggagggagagagggagaagctgcagcagaacggaGATGCCAGCCTGGCTCTGGGCAAGGTGGATGCAGGCGAAGGCGAGCTGATGCTCAGCCCTGCACAGACGCCTCAG GACTCCCAGAGCCCAGAGAGTGTCACGGGCTCTGGTGCCATTGGCCGTGGCTGCTCCTGGCTGAAGGGGACAACTTACTCTGACATCGGCACCCTGGCCTGGATGATCACACTGAGTGATGGCCTGCACAACTTTATCGACGGCTTGGCCATCGGCGCTTCCTTCACCGTCTCCACCTTCCAGGGCATGAGCACCTCGGTGGCCATCCTGTGTGAGGAGTTTCCCCATGAGCTGG GAGACTTTGTGATCCTGCTGAATGCTGGGATGAGCATACAGCAGGCCATGTTCTTTAACTTCCTGTCGGCCTGTTGCTGCTACCTGGGCATGGGCTTCGGCATCCTGGCTGGCAACAACTTCTCTCCCACCTGGATTTTTGCCCTGGCGGGAGGAATGTTCCTCTACATCTCTCTGGCAGACATG TTTCCAGAGATGAACGAGATAAGCCGCGAGGAAGAGAATGCCGGCGGGAGCTCCTTCCTCATCACCTTTGCCATCCAGAACGCCGGCCTGTTGACGGGCTTCTCCATCATGCTCCTCCTTACCATCTACTCTGGGCAAATAAAGATAGGCTAA
- the LOC137913576 gene encoding STAM-binding protein-like A, with translation MADHRDVTLSPEERVRALTKKGSTVEVSEDMPPRRYFRSGMEMIRMANVYTEEGNIEHAFVLYNKYITLFIEKLPKHREYKTANIPEKKDTLKKLKDVAFPQAEILKKALLKRYDQEYAQYLVKKKAEEDVLAREQSKQRALDVERERVADMQRRQREQEQFSAFEEMIRRQELEKERQRVLLEFSTPTAPLPDTPLVPGIQGPSPGLPAAPQSLGDLSGDNNHQYNRPPATIGTPAATPPSFDRSLKPGSVLNTMVDALRQLAVPSELCQSFLRLAEANTSRAVETCGILCGKLTRNAFTVTHVIVPKQCGGPDYCDTENEEELFLIQDQYDLITLGWIHTHPTQTAFLSSVDLHTHCSYQMMLPEAIAIVCSPKFKEIGYFKLTDRGTEEISTCKQKGFHPHSKDPALFTHAGHVTITDSTVAMVDLR, from the exons ATGGCAGACCACCGTGACGTCACTCTCTCACCAGAGGAGAGAGTTCGTGCTCTGACCAAGAAGGGAAGCACCGTGGAAGTTAGTGAAGATATGCCCCCCCGGCGCTACTTCCGCTCCGGCATGGAGATGATCCGCATGGCTAACGTGTACACGGAGGAGGGCAACATCGAGCACGCCTTCGTACTTTACAATAAATACATCAC GCTATTTATAGAAAAACTTCCCAAGCACCGGGAATACAAGACGGCAAATATTCCTGAGAAGAAGGACACACTAAAA AAACTGAAGGACGTTGCATTTCCTCAAGCAGAAATTCTGAAGAAAGCTCTGTTGAAGCGATATGACCAGGAGTACGCGCAGTATCTTGTCAAAAAG AAAGCCGAGGAGGACGTCTTGGCACGGGAGCAGTCCAAGCAGCGCGCGCTGGACGTGGAGCGGGAGCGGGTGGCCGACATGCAGCGGCGTCAGCGGGAGCAGGAGCAGTTCAGTGCCTTTGAGGAGATGATCCGTCgccaggagctggagaaggagcgcCAGCGTGTACTGCTGGAGTTTAGCACGCCTACTGCACCTCTCCCGGACACGCCCCTCGTTCCAGGCATCCAGGGCCCCTCGCCGGGCCTACCCGCTGCACCGCAGAGCCTGGGGGACCTATCTGGGGACAACAACCATCAATACAATCGCCCTCCTGCGACCATCGGCACACCCGCCGCAACCCCGCCCAGCTTTGACCGCTCGCTAAAGCCTGGGTCTGTGCTGA ATACAATGGTGGACGCCCTTCGGCAGTTGGCTGTTCCCTCTGAGCTTTGCCAAAGCTTTCTCAGGCTGGCCGAGGCCAACACAAGCCGAGCTGTAGAAACTTGTGGCATCCTGTGTGGTAAACTG ACCAGGAACGCGTTTACCGTGACCCACGTCATCGTACCAAAGCAGTGCGGTGGGCCAGATTATTGTGacacagaaaatgaagaagaactCTTCCTGATTCAAGACCAGTATGACCTCATCACTCTGGGTTGGATCCAC ACTCACCCCACACAGACAGCCTTTCTGTCCAGTGTCGACCTCCACACACACTGCTCCTACCAGATGATGCTGCCGGAGGCCATTGCCATCGTCTGCTCTCCTAAGTTCAAGGA AATTGGTTACTTCAAGTTGACCGATCGAGGAACAGAGGAAATCTCCACGTGTAAACAGAAAGGCTTTCACCCTCACAGCAAAGACCCCGCTCTATTCACG CATGCGGGACATGTAACCATCACCGATAGCACTGTGGCCATGGTGGATCTGCGGTGA